A genomic region of Deinococcus misasensis DSM 22328 contains the following coding sequences:
- a CDS encoding ISAs1 family transposase: protein SHERRFYLSSLAGRPEQILAAVRQHWEVENKLHWMLDVVFGEDDHRYAKDHGPENLAVLRHMALNLLNREPSKGGMKRKRKRAALSDEFRSTLLMLLLQP from the coding sequence CCAGCCATGAGAGACGTTTTTACCTGAGCAGCCTTGCAGGTAGACCTGAACAGATCTTGGCAGCGGTTCGTCAGCACTGGGAGGTGGAAAACAAGCTGCACTGGATGTTGGATGTGGTGTTTGGGGAAGATGATCACCGTTATGCGAAGGATCATGGGCCAGAAAATCTAGCGGTGTTGCGGCACATGGCGTTGAATCTGCTGAATCGCGAACCGTCCAAAGGGGGAATGAAGCGCAAGAGGAAACGAGCTGCGTTGAGTGATGAGTTTCGCTCCACCCTCCTGATGCTTCTCCTTCAGCCTTAA
- a CDS encoding rhodanese-related sulfurtransferase, which translates to MLDLCHDSFYRFVKVEDPALLVSELTELCTQLHLLGSILIAEEGINGMLAGERSNLEAFWDVLHQDARFATLQPKRTQASHMPFKRLKIRQKPEIVPLGMPEVDAVSKTGVQVPPTEWLNLIQQEDVVLLDNRNDFEARIGTFEGAINPGVKKFRDFAKYVLDHQKEWEGKRIAMFCTGGIRCEKASAWMLDLGMEVYQLEGGIMNYFLNPPEETGWVGECFVFDERVTLDPALQEGDLTFKDVNEQFGDGVKETTF; encoded by the coding sequence GTGTTAGACCTGTGCCATGACTCGTTTTACCGGTTCGTGAAAGTCGAAGACCCAGCCCTGCTGGTCTCTGAACTCACCGAACTGTGCACCCAATTGCACCTGCTGGGCAGCATCCTGATTGCCGAAGAAGGCATCAACGGCATGCTGGCCGGAGAACGCTCAAACCTTGAAGCTTTCTGGGATGTGCTTCATCAGGATGCCCGTTTTGCCACCTTGCAACCCAAGCGCACACAGGCCAGCCACATGCCTTTCAAGCGCCTGAAAATCCGCCAGAAACCAGAGATTGTTCCTCTGGGCATGCCCGAGGTGGATGCCGTTTCCAAAACAGGTGTTCAGGTGCCGCCCACCGAATGGCTGAACCTGATCCAGCAAGAGGATGTGGTGTTGCTGGACAACCGCAACGACTTTGAAGCCCGGATTGGCACTTTTGAAGGGGCCATCAACCCCGGCGTCAAAAAATTCCGTGATTTTGCCAAATACGTGCTGGACCACCAGAAAGAGTGGGAAGGCAAACGCATCGCCATGTTCTGCACGGGTGGCATCCGTTGTGAGAAAGCCAGTGCATGGATGCTGGACCTCGGGATGGAGGTCTACCAGCTTGAAGGGGGCATCATGAATTACTTCCTGAATCCCCCAGAGGAAACCGGATGGGTCGGAGAGTGCTTCGTTTTCGATGAGCGGGTGACGCTGGATCCGGCTTTGCAGGAAGGTGACCTCACCTTCAAAGATGTGAACGAGCAGTTTGGTGATGGGGTCAAAGAAACCACTTTCTGA
- a CDS encoding DUF4350 domain-containing protein: protein MQKKHFLIGLALLVTACSQPSNVTETPEVNPQASKVVLFDLSKAEDAGNADWRIDGAYSNWADSLRSLGYTVRTITSVNSSTLAGASVLVVPEPQNPFSLTERDAILSAMNSGMGLFMIADHRISDRNSNGWDSPEVFNGWDGSTPSSVSSTYKWSLDSQYQFKLKFSFNSSYSDPVYTATPLTTTHPIIQGSTSSTTDNVNSAGVYVGTSVDVTSGQSLMGANGKTYLATSGYGSGRVVAWGDSSTFADNTLSNGSTGQYNNWVNLSNANLARNVVKWLAKDL, encoded by the coding sequence ATGCAGAAAAAGCACTTCCTGATCGGACTGGCTTTGCTGGTCACCGCCTGTTCCCAGCCTTCCAACGTGACCGAAACCCCAGAGGTGAACCCTCAGGCCAGCAAGGTGGTCCTGTTCGACCTGTCCAAAGCCGAAGACGCTGGAAATGCCGACTGGCGCATTGACGGGGCTTACAGCAACTGGGCAGACAGCCTGAGGAGCCTCGGGTACACCGTTCGGACCATCACCTCTGTGAACAGCAGCACTCTGGCAGGTGCAAGTGTTCTGGTGGTCCCAGAGCCTCAAAACCCCTTTTCCCTGACCGAAAGGGACGCCATTCTGAGCGCCATGAACAGCGGAATGGGTCTGTTCATGATTGCCGACCACCGCATCAGCGACCGCAACAGCAACGGCTGGGATTCTCCAGAGGTTTTCAATGGCTGGGATGGCAGCACCCCATCCTCGGTGTCCAGCACCTACAAATGGAGCCTCGACAGCCAGTACCAGTTCAAATTGAAGTTCAGCTTCAACAGCAGTTACAGCGATCCGGTGTACACCGCCACCCCCCTGACCACCACCCACCCGATCATTCAGGGCAGCACATCAAGCACCACAGACAACGTGAACAGCGCAGGTGTGTATGTGGGCACCAGTGTGGACGTGACCTCGGGCCAGAGCCTGATGGGGGCCAACGGCAAAACCTACCTCGCCACCAGCGGATACGGCTCTGGACGCGTGGTGGCATGGGGCGATTCCAGCACTTTCGCAGACAACACCCTGTCCAATGGCAGCACCGGGCAGTACAACAACTGGGTGAACCTCTCGAATGCCAACCTCGCCCGCAACGTGGTGAAATGGCTGGCCAAAGACCTGTAA